DNA from Candidatus Binatia bacterium:
GGCCAACCCTGTCAGTTTGCGTTACAGTGGAAGACGCCGCTGCTGGTCTTGGCGCTTACTACGCTACGCCGTGTTGCTTGAACCACTCGCGTAGCCGCCGCCAGCCGTCCGCAGCTGGCTCCGTGCGATAGCTGTCGCGGTAATCGGCGTGGAATCCGTGGGGGG
Protein-coding regions in this window:
- a CDS encoding dienelactone hydrolase family protein translates to PHGFHADYRDSYRTEPAADGWRRLREWFKQHGVA